The Sphingomonas aliaeris genome segment GAGCGGCATTCGGGCCGGCTGGCGCTGGACGATGGCCGGCCGATCGAGCTGGTCGACCTGCCCGGCGCGTATAGCCTGGACCCGAGCAGCCCGGACGAGCGCGTGACGCGCGACGTGATGATGGGCCGGCAGGAGGGCGAGCGATTGCCCGACGCGATCGTCATCGTCGTGGATGCGTCCAACCTGGACAATCATCTTCGCTTCGCGTTGCAATTGATCTCGCTCGGCTTGCCGGTGGTGGTGGCGCTGAACATGATCGACCTGGCGGAGCGCGACGGGCTGACGCTGGATGCCGCGGTGCTGGAGCGCGAGCTTGGCGTGCCGGTGGTGCCGACGGTCGCGGTACGGCGGCGCGGGCTGGACGAATTGAAGGCGCGCATGTCGAGCACGATCGGCAGCGGCGCGGTGCGGCGGCTGCGCCCGAACGAGGGGCATGTCGACGAGGATATCGTGACACTGCAACGCCGGGCGCGCGCGCTGTCGGTGAAGGCGACGGTGTCGGAGACGACCGGTCGGCGCTGGACACACCTGCTGGATGCGGTCGCCTTGCACCCGGTGAGCGGGCCAATCCTGCTGCTCGGACTGTTGTTCGTGATGTTCCAGGCGGTGTTCGCCTGGTCGCAGGCGCCGATCGGATGGATCGAAAGCGGCTTCGCCCTGCTGACGGAGGGGGTGAACGGCGCGCTGCCGGACGGATTCGTACGGTCGTTCGTGGCCGACGGGCTGATCGCGGGCGTGGGCGCGGTGGTGGTTTTCCTGCCGCAGATCCTGATCCTGTTCACCTTCATCCTGGTGCTGGAGGCGAGCGGGTACATGGTTCGCGCGGCGTTCATGATGGACCGGCTGATGGCGGGCGTCGGCCTGTCGGGGCGCGCATTCATTCCGTTGCTGTCGAGCTTCGCCTGCGCAGTGCCCGGAATCATGGCGACCCGGTCGATCGACGACGAGAAGGACCGGCTGACGACGATCCTGATCGCGCCGCTGATGACATGTTCGGCGCGGCTTCCGGTCTATACGCTGATCATCGGCGCGCTGATCCCGAACCGCGAGGTGCTGCCGCTGGTCGGGCTGCAGGGGCTGGTGATGTTCGGGCTGTACGTGCTGGGCGTCGTCTCCGCCTATATCGCCGCACTGGTTCTGCGCCGCACGGTGACGGCGGGGCCGTCCTCCGGATTCATGATGGAGATGCCGAAATATCAGTGGCCGCGGCTGGGCGACGTCGCGATCGGGCTGTGGAGCCGTGCGGTCATCTTCCTGAAGCGCGCGGGCACGACGATCGCTGCGACGGTCGCCTTGCTGTGGGTCTTGGCGAGCTATCCCGTCGCGCCCGAGGGGCAGCGGCAGAGCGAATATTCGATCGCGGGGCGCATCGCGAGCGGGATCGAAATCGTCGTCAAGCCTATCGGGTTCAATCACGACATCGCGCTGTCGCTGCTGCCCGCAATGGCCGCGCGCGAGGCGGCGGTCGGCGCGATGGCGACGGTCTATGCGATCGACAATCCCGACGAACCGGCGGGGGAAGGCCGGCTGGCGGAAAGCCTGCGCGGACGGTGGAGCCTTCCGACCGCACTGGCGTTCCTGATGTGGTTCGTTTTCGCGCCGCAATGCATCTCCACCATCGCCGTCACGAAACGGGAAACCAATGGCTGGCGATGGCCGATGTTCATGGTGGGATACCTGTTCGCGCTGGCATATATCGCGGCCGGGGCTACATACTGGGCCGCGACAGCAATAGGTTTGTAGGAAACAGGAATATGGCGGGAAGCGTCAACAAGGTCATTCTCGTCGGCAATCTCGGCCGCGATCCGGAAAGCCGCAGCTTCCAGAATGGCGGCAAGGTGGTGGAACTGCGCATCGCCACGTCCGAAAGCTGGAAGGACCGCAATTCGGGCGAGCGCAAGGAGAAGACCGAGTGGCACACCGTCAAGGTGTTCAACGAGGGGCTGGCCAATGTCGCCGAACGCTATCTGCGCAAGGGCAGCAAGGTCTATATCGAGGGCGCGCTGACGACGCGTAAGTGGCAGGACCCGCAGGGGCAGGACCGCTATTCGACCGAAATCGTGCTGCAGGGATTCAATTCCGTGCTGACGATGCTGGACGGCGCCGGTGGTCAGGGCGGCGGCGGTGGCGCTGGTGGCGGCGGCAGCCGTG includes the following:
- the feoB gene encoding ferrous iron transporter B is translated as MTTLPLVALVGNPNAGKSALFNALTGARQKVGNYPGVTVERHSGRLALDDGRPIELVDLPGAYSLDPSSPDERVTRDVMMGRQEGERLPDAIVIVVDASNLDNHLRFALQLISLGLPVVVALNMIDLAERDGLTLDAAVLERELGVPVVPTVAVRRRGLDELKARMSSTIGSGAVRRLRPNEGHVDEDIVTLQRRARALSVKATVSETTGRRWTHLLDAVALHPVSGPILLLGLLFVMFQAVFAWSQAPIGWIESGFALLTEGVNGALPDGFVRSFVADGLIAGVGAVVVFLPQILILFTFILVLEASGYMVRAAFMMDRLMAGVGLSGRAFIPLLSSFACAVPGIMATRSIDDEKDRLTTILIAPLMTCSARLPVYTLIIGALIPNREVLPLVGLQGLVMFGLYVLGVVSAYIAALVLRRTVTAGPSSGFMMEMPKYQWPRLGDVAIGLWSRAVIFLKRAGTTIAATVALLWVLASYPVAPEGQRQSEYSIAGRIASGIEIVVKPIGFNHDIALSLLPAMAAREAAVGAMATVYAIDNPDEPAGEGRLAESLRGRWSLPTALAFLMWFVFAPQCISTIAVTKRETNGWRWPMFMVGYLFALAYIAAGATYWAATAIGL
- the ssb gene encoding single-stranded DNA-binding protein, encoding MAGSVNKVILVGNLGRDPESRSFQNGGKVVELRIATSESWKDRNSGERKEKTEWHTVKVFNEGLANVAERYLRKGSKVYIEGALTTRKWQDPQGQDRYSTEIVLQGFNSVLTMLDGAGGQGGGGGAGGGGSRDDFGGGNEFGGGSGGGSGGGYGGGGGGGRSNAPAGGGSRSSFADDLDDDVPF